Proteins from a single region of Parambassis ranga chromosome 16, fParRan2.1, whole genome shotgun sequence:
- the ptpn3 gene encoding tyrosine-protein phosphatase non-receptor type 3 isoform X2: MPKPDLLCLVQLLDGTIETFRVSKQDEGVVLLDLICDHLGLQERQLFSLQIRESSTAIASITANTHSPRWLEPEKPLKKQIKGLISPFYLNFRVRFFISDPNSLQHEQTRHLYFLQIRSDIREGRLQCPLSAAVVLASYAVQSEMGDHCPSRLPGYLSKCHFIPEQDEDFLSKVEDLHPQHKGLKQSEAELCFLNTARTLELYGVELHAALDANNAPLMVGLASSGVAIFCNMICSSFFPWGNIIKISFKRKRFLIHLKRKHGETQDCEVSLVLPCPKTCKNLWRSCVDHHSFFSSNRTTRSPKYNNSTVQSYRKLITQHLGLGHSKTESGPVCQRVVGGMVWNPVLRRSLSSEHLETKSLPSRSPPTTPNWRSPRVRHGVRKPRPSSVELSNDLKDMSEGEDVFYTYRASVGSSEGNGSPHHQGPEEVLLPADDSIGEEDTLPHHDKGALGDGDLMLICITPDHEGKFGFNVKGGVDQKMPLAISHVKPDSPAGRCEPKLLEGDLVVLINGRDISEHTHDQVVMFIRASRESHSGQLALLIRRKGPGRVAPLLQLPPTLTLTVQSQEDKLQSPGQLERVTTLEESMRQLERGIQSGTLCFHFENLYRRKPSLSLSCARLPENMDKNRYKDVLPYDATRVLLQGEEDYINASHITTKCHQYWPHPPDVKDYGHMRVKCHSEQCNLAYVTRQFTLTHTQLGEERTVTHLQYVAWPDHGVPDDPSDFLLFISSVRERQKGEDPLMVHCSAGIGRTGVLITMETALSLLDEGRPVFPLDIVKTLRDQRAMMVQTTCQFQFVCEAILRVYKEKQDRSTAP, from the exons AAGCAGGATGAAGGCGTggttctgttggacctcatATGCGACCACCTGGGCCTGCAGGAGAGGCAGCTCTTCAGTCTGCAGATCAGAGAATCTAGCACTGCTATTGCCTCTATCACAGccaacacacactctcct agATGGTTGGAGCCTGAGAAGCCCTTAAAGAAGCAAATAAAAG GTCTCATATCCCCTTTTTATCTGAACTTCAGAGTACGATTCTTCATCTCTGATCCCAACTCTCTGCAGCATGAGCAGACGAG GCACCTGTACTTCCTCCAAATCAGGAGTGACATTAGAGAAGGACG GTTGCAGTGCCCCCTGAGTGCTGCTGTAGTGCTGGCTTCTTATGCTGTTCAGT CGGAGATGGGGGATCACTGTCCGTCCCGACTCCCTGGTTACCTCTCAAAATGCCACTTCATCCCTGAACAGGATGAAGACTTCCTATCTAAAGTGGAGGATCTGCATCCACAGCACAA GGGGCTTAAACAGAGCGAGGCAGAGTTGTGTTTTCTTAACACAGCACGGACGCTGGAGTTGTATGGCGTGGAGCTGCATGCTGCCTTG gATGCCAACAATGCCCCTCTGATGGTGGGTTTGGCCTCCAGTGGTGTTGCAATATTCTGTAATATGATTTGCTCCAGTTTCTTCCCCTG GGGGAACATCATCAAGATTTCTTTTAAGAGGAAGCGCTTTCTCATACACCTTAAACGTAAACAT GGGGAGACCCAGGACTGTGAGGTGTCTCTGGTGCTGCCCTGCCCCAAGACCTGTAAGAACCTGTGGCGGTCCTGTGTGGATCATCACTCCTTCTTTTCTTCCAATCGGACAACCAGGAGCCCAAAATACAACAACAGCACAGTTCAATCTTACAGAAAGCTGATAACGCAACACCTGGGCCTCGGCCACAGCAAAACTGAGAG TGGTCCAGTGTGCCAGCGTGTGGTGGGAGGGATGGTGTGGAATCCCGTTCTGCGCAGGTCGCTTTCATCAGAGCATCTCGAGACCAAGAGTCTGCCCTCCAGATCACCCCCAACCACTCCCAACTG GCGTAGTCCTCGAGTCCGCCACGGTGTCCGTAAACCACGCCCGTCTTCAGTGGAGCTGAGCAATGATCTAAAAGACATGTCAGAGGGGGAGGATGTTTTCTACACCTACAGGGCGTCTGTGGGCAGCAGCGAGGGAAACGGTTCACCTCATCA TCAAGGACCAGAAGAGGTTTTGTTGCCAGCTGATGACAGTATAGGAGAGGAGGACACCTTACCACACCATGATAAG GGTGCTCTTGGTGACGGTGACCTGATGCTAATATGCATCACTCCTGATCACGAGGGCAAGTTTGGCTTTAATGTTAAA GGTGGGGTGGATCAGAAGATGCCTCTTGCCATATCCCATGTTAAACCTGACTCACCG gcTGGACGATGTGAGCCCAAACTCCTAGAGGGAGACCTGGTGGTGCTCATCAATGGTCGTGACatttctgaacacacacacgatcaGGTTGTCATGTTCATCCGAGCCAGCAGAGAGTCACACTCTGGACAGCTGGCCTTACTTATCAGGcgcaaag GTCCTGGCCGGGTGGcacctctgctgcagttacCTCCCACCCTCACACTCACCGTCCAATCACAGGAAGACAAGCTGCAGTCACCTGGTCAGTTGGAGCGGGTCACGACACTGGAGGAATCGatgagacagctggagagaggGATACAGTCTGGCACACTGTGTTTCCATTTTGag AATTTGTACAGGAGGAAGCCCAGTTTGTCGCTAAGCTGTGCTCGGCTGCCTGAGAACATGGACAAAAATCGTTATAAGGATGTTTTGCCTT ATGATGCCACCAGAGTGCTGCTGCAGGGCGAGGAAGACTACATCAACGCCAGTCACATCACG ACCAAGTGCCACCAATACTGGCCACATCCACCAGATGTGAAGGATTACGGGCACATGCGGGTGAAGTGTCACTCGGAGCAGTGTAACCTGGCGTATGTGACGCGCCAGTTCACtctgacacatacacag CTGGGTGAGGAACGTACAGTCACACACCTACAATATGTTGCGTGGCCGGACCACGGCGTACCTGACGACCCCTCAGATTTCCTGCTCTTCATcagctcagtcagagagaggcagaaaggtGAAGATCCGCTAATGGTACACTGCAG TGCTGGGATTGGACGGACAGGTGTTCTgatcaccatggaaacggcGCTGAGTTTGTTGGACGAAGGTCGGCCGGTGTTCCCACTGGACATCGTCAAAACACTGAGAGATCAGCGAGCCATGATGGTTCAGACCACG TGTCAGTtccagtttgtgtgtgaggcCATTTTGCGAGTCTACAAAGAGAAACAGGATAGATCCACAGCACCATAA
- the ptpn3 gene encoding tyrosine-protein phosphatase non-receptor type 3 isoform X1: MPKPDLLCLVQLLDGTIETFRVSKQDEGVVLLDLICDHLGLQERQLFSLQIRESSTAIASITANTHSPRWLEPEKPLKKQIKGLISPFYLNFRVRFFISDPNSLQHEQTRHLYFLQIRSDIREGRLQCPLSAAVVLASYAVQSEMGDHCPSRLPGYLSKCHFIPEQDEDFLSKVEDLHPQHKGLKQSEAELCFLNTARTLELYGVELHAALDANNAPLMVGLASSGVAIFCNMICSSFFPWGNIIKISFKRKRFLIHLKRKHGETQDCEVSLVLPCPKTCKNLWRSCVDHHSFFSSNRTTRSPKYNNSTVQSYRKLITQHLGLGHSKTESGPVCQRVVGGMVWNPVLRRSLSSEHLETKSLPSRSPPTTPNWRSPRVRHGVRKPRPSSVELSNDLKDMSEGEDVFYTYRASVGSSEGNGSPHHQGPEEVLLPADDSIGEEDTLPHHDKGALGDGDLMLICITPDHEGKFGFNVKGGVDQKMPLAISHVKPDSPAGRCEPKLLEGDLVVLINGRDISEHTHDQVVMFIRASRESHSGQLALLIRRKGPGRVAPLLQLPPTLTLTVQSQEDKLQSPGQLERVTTLEESMRQLERGIQSGTLCFHFENLYRRKPSLSLSCARLPENMDKNRYKDVLPYDATRVLLQGEEDYINASHITVAPPVSGVCLRYIAAQGPLPQTCTHFWQTVWEQQTHTIIMLTTLTERGRTKCHQYWPHPPDVKDYGHMRVKCHSEQCNLAYVTRQFTLTHTQLGEERTVTHLQYVAWPDHGVPDDPSDFLLFISSVRERQKGEDPLMVHCSAGIGRTGVLITMETALSLLDEGRPVFPLDIVKTLRDQRAMMVQTTCQFQFVCEAILRVYKEKQDRSTAP, from the exons AAGCAGGATGAAGGCGTggttctgttggacctcatATGCGACCACCTGGGCCTGCAGGAGAGGCAGCTCTTCAGTCTGCAGATCAGAGAATCTAGCACTGCTATTGCCTCTATCACAGccaacacacactctcct agATGGTTGGAGCCTGAGAAGCCCTTAAAGAAGCAAATAAAAG GTCTCATATCCCCTTTTTATCTGAACTTCAGAGTACGATTCTTCATCTCTGATCCCAACTCTCTGCAGCATGAGCAGACGAG GCACCTGTACTTCCTCCAAATCAGGAGTGACATTAGAGAAGGACG GTTGCAGTGCCCCCTGAGTGCTGCTGTAGTGCTGGCTTCTTATGCTGTTCAGT CGGAGATGGGGGATCACTGTCCGTCCCGACTCCCTGGTTACCTCTCAAAATGCCACTTCATCCCTGAACAGGATGAAGACTTCCTATCTAAAGTGGAGGATCTGCATCCACAGCACAA GGGGCTTAAACAGAGCGAGGCAGAGTTGTGTTTTCTTAACACAGCACGGACGCTGGAGTTGTATGGCGTGGAGCTGCATGCTGCCTTG gATGCCAACAATGCCCCTCTGATGGTGGGTTTGGCCTCCAGTGGTGTTGCAATATTCTGTAATATGATTTGCTCCAGTTTCTTCCCCTG GGGGAACATCATCAAGATTTCTTTTAAGAGGAAGCGCTTTCTCATACACCTTAAACGTAAACAT GGGGAGACCCAGGACTGTGAGGTGTCTCTGGTGCTGCCCTGCCCCAAGACCTGTAAGAACCTGTGGCGGTCCTGTGTGGATCATCACTCCTTCTTTTCTTCCAATCGGACAACCAGGAGCCCAAAATACAACAACAGCACAGTTCAATCTTACAGAAAGCTGATAACGCAACACCTGGGCCTCGGCCACAGCAAAACTGAGAG TGGTCCAGTGTGCCAGCGTGTGGTGGGAGGGATGGTGTGGAATCCCGTTCTGCGCAGGTCGCTTTCATCAGAGCATCTCGAGACCAAGAGTCTGCCCTCCAGATCACCCCCAACCACTCCCAACTG GCGTAGTCCTCGAGTCCGCCACGGTGTCCGTAAACCACGCCCGTCTTCAGTGGAGCTGAGCAATGATCTAAAAGACATGTCAGAGGGGGAGGATGTTTTCTACACCTACAGGGCGTCTGTGGGCAGCAGCGAGGGAAACGGTTCACCTCATCA TCAAGGACCAGAAGAGGTTTTGTTGCCAGCTGATGACAGTATAGGAGAGGAGGACACCTTACCACACCATGATAAG GGTGCTCTTGGTGACGGTGACCTGATGCTAATATGCATCACTCCTGATCACGAGGGCAAGTTTGGCTTTAATGTTAAA GGTGGGGTGGATCAGAAGATGCCTCTTGCCATATCCCATGTTAAACCTGACTCACCG gcTGGACGATGTGAGCCCAAACTCCTAGAGGGAGACCTGGTGGTGCTCATCAATGGTCGTGACatttctgaacacacacacgatcaGGTTGTCATGTTCATCCGAGCCAGCAGAGAGTCACACTCTGGACAGCTGGCCTTACTTATCAGGcgcaaag GTCCTGGCCGGGTGGcacctctgctgcagttacCTCCCACCCTCACACTCACCGTCCAATCACAGGAAGACAAGCTGCAGTCACCTGGTCAGTTGGAGCGGGTCACGACACTGGAGGAATCGatgagacagctggagagaggGATACAGTCTGGCACACTGTGTTTCCATTTTGag AATTTGTACAGGAGGAAGCCCAGTTTGTCGCTAAGCTGTGCTCGGCTGCCTGAGAACATGGACAAAAATCGTTATAAGGATGTTTTGCCTT ATGATGCCACCAGAGTGCTGCTGCAGGGCGAGGAAGACTACATCAACGCCAGTCACATCACG GTGGCGCCCCCGGTATCTGGTGTATGTTTACGTTATATTGCGGCTCAGGGTCCATTGCCACAGACCTGCACTCACTTTTGGCAGACAGTATGggagcaacagacacacaccatcatcatGCTAACAACTCTGACAGAGAGGGGACGG ACCAAGTGCCACCAATACTGGCCACATCCACCAGATGTGAAGGATTACGGGCACATGCGGGTGAAGTGTCACTCGGAGCAGTGTAACCTGGCGTATGTGACGCGCCAGTTCACtctgacacatacacag CTGGGTGAGGAACGTACAGTCACACACCTACAATATGTTGCGTGGCCGGACCACGGCGTACCTGACGACCCCTCAGATTTCCTGCTCTTCATcagctcagtcagagagaggcagaaaggtGAAGATCCGCTAATGGTACACTGCAG TGCTGGGATTGGACGGACAGGTGTTCTgatcaccatggaaacggcGCTGAGTTTGTTGGACGAAGGTCGGCCGGTGTTCCCACTGGACATCGTCAAAACACTGAGAGATCAGCGAGCCATGATGGTTCAGACCACG TGTCAGTtccagtttgtgtgtgaggcCATTTTGCGAGTCTACAAAGAGAAACAGGATAGATCCACAGCACCATAA